Proteins from a single region of Candidatus Parvarchaeota archaeon:
- a CDS encoding aspartate aminotransferase family protein yields MELTSDEIILGEKAAELSCYNKRPFVAQKGEGVYLYDKSGKRYIDCVMGHGVGVIGHCHPKVSNAIAQQAKTLVCCPEVFPNHQRMEFEQELLSVAPGEKLRSGKVFLCNSGTEAMEAALKLARAFTKKKGFVCAMNAFHGRTTGSLALTFNPKYREPFEPLIGPVKRVRFGDIASLEAAFAQATEQTNQASQPYQTRQKILTSQTDQESQAIQESQKYQTSSHDIQINSNIASHDIAAVVLEPIQGEGGVRPPPAGYFKAVREICDKWGTLLIIDEIQTGFGRSGKMFAIEHFDCQADIVCMAKGIAGGVPCGAIIARQGIDFAPQQHGSTFGGNPLAASAGIASLAAIKDEKMCENAGTVGKYFLERLKEFETSKKLVREVRGKGLMVAIELKKPSKEYLSKLIGEGVLALPAGDMVLRFLPPLIITKEQVDEVVAALDRVLE; encoded by the coding sequence ATGGAATTGACAAGCGATGAAATAATACTGGGGGAAAAAGCCGCAGAGCTTTCCTGCTACAACAAACGTCCCTTTGTCGCGCAGAAGGGTGAAGGGGTTTATCTTTACGATAAATCAGGGAAAAGATACATTGATTGTGTCATGGGGCACGGTGTTGGAGTCATTGGCCACTGCCACCCAAAAGTTTCAAATGCAATTGCTCAGCAGGCAAAAACCCTTGTCTGCTGCCCGGAAGTATTTCCAAACCATCAGAGAATGGAATTTGAGCAGGAACTATTGTCAGTTGCACCTGGGGAGAAGCTGCGTTCTGGAAAAGTTTTCTTGTGCAACTCGGGTACCGAAGCAATGGAAGCAGCACTAAAACTTGCCCGCGCATTTACAAAGAAAAAAGGGTTTGTCTGTGCAATGAATGCTTTTCATGGCAGGACAACAGGCTCCCTTGCCCTCACATTCAACCCAAAATACCGCGAGCCATTCGAGCCTTTAATAGGTCCAGTAAAGCGCGTGCGTTTTGGCGACATTGCAAGCCTTGAGGCTGCATTTGCACAAGCAACCGAACAGACAAACCAAGCAAGCCAACCATACCAGACCAGACAAAAAATCCTGACAAGTCAAACAGACCAGGAAAGCCAGGCAATCCAAGAAAGCCAAAAATATCAGACAAGCAGCCATGATATTCAAATCAACTCCAATATTGCAAGCCACGATATTGCCGCTGTTGTGCTTGAGCCAATCCAAGGAGAGGGAGGCGTCAGGCCTCCGCCTGCAGGTTACTTTAAGGCAGTGCGGGAGATTTGCGACAAGTGGGGCACGCTTCTAATAATAGATGAAATCCAGACTGGATTTGGCAGGAGCGGAAAAATGTTTGCAATTGAGCATTTTGACTGCCAGGCTGACATTGTCTGCATGGCAAAAGGCATAGCAGGCGGAGTGCCTTGCGGAGCCATAATTGCAAGACAGGGTATTGACTTTGCACCGCAGCAGCACGGGTCGACATTTGGCGGAAACCCTTTGGCAGCTTCTGCGGGAATTGCATCGCTTGCGGCAATAAAGGACGAGAAAATGTGCGAAAATGCTGGCACAGTTGGCAAATATTTTCTTGAGCGGCTAAAAGAATTTGAAACTTCCAAGAAACTGGTCAGGGAAGTTCGCGGAAAGGGGCTGATGGTTGCAATAGAGCTCAAAAAGCCTTCAAAAGAATACCTCTCAAAGCTCATTGGGGAAGGCGTGCTTGCTTTGCCTGCAGGAGATATGGTATTAAGGTTCCTTCCGCCTTTGATAATAACCAAAGAGCAGGTGGATGAGGTAGTTGCGGCGCTAGACAGGGTGCTAGAATAA
- the lysX gene encoding lysine biosynthesis protein LysX: MAKFGLIYTIITAENRMLLEEGKKAGIELEPMCDTDFVLPITGQEGSESPTGCAQKALDIILQRSSSYYRSLYSTMHFGAQGSQIVNSLKSQLVCGDKAHTSILLAKNGIPTPKTYLAYSPESAQKAIGELGYPCVIKPTIGSWGRLVSRLNDKDSAEAVIESREVLGNAQNRIYYLQKHIEKPGRDIRAVVVGKEVLYTIYRKSANGSQFITNTSSGGVAQKFQITSELEELVLKAVSIVDDGIYGVDLMESKEGGFVVHEINHNIDFRNSMEIGGVNVAEKIVQWLKSQAK, from the coding sequence ATGGCAAAATTCGGACTTATCTACACAATAATCACAGCGGAGAACCGCATGTTGCTTGAGGAAGGAAAAAAAGCAGGCATTGAGCTTGAGCCAATGTGCGACACTGATTTTGTCCTGCCCATAACGGGGCAAGAAGGCAGCGAATCACCAACGGGCTGTGCACAGAAAGCCCTGGACATCATTCTCCAGCGCTCAAGCTCATACTACCGTTCACTCTACTCCACAATGCATTTTGGGGCACAGGGAAGCCAAATTGTCAATTCCCTGAAAAGCCAGCTTGTTTGCGGCGACAAGGCACACACTTCAATACTTCTTGCAAAAAACGGCATTCCAACCCCAAAAACATATCTCGCCTATTCTCCGGAGTCTGCGCAAAAAGCCATCGGGGAACTTGGCTACCCGTGCGTGATAAAGCCCACTATTGGCTCGTGGGGCAGGCTTGTAAGCAGGTTAAACGACAAGGATTCTGCCGAGGCGGTAATTGAGTCGCGCGAGGTGCTTGGCAATGCGCAAAACCGCATCTACTATCTTCAGAAGCACATTGAAAAGCCGGGGAGGGATATTCGCGCAGTTGTTGTAGGGAAGGAGGTGCTTTACACGATTTATCGAAAATCGGCAAACGGCTCACAATTCATAACCAACACAAGTTCAGGCGGCGTGGCGCAAAAGTTCCAAATAACCTCTGAGCTTGAGGAGCTTGTTCTCAAGGCAGTTTCTATTGTTGATGATGGAATCTATGGTGTTGATCTGATGGAGTCAAAGGAAGGCGGTTTTGTTGTGCATGAAATCAATCATAATATAGATTTTCGCAATTCAATGGAAATTGGGGGAGTCAATGTTGCAGAAAAAATTGTGCAGTGGCTCAAATCCCAGGCTAAATAG
- a CDS encoding acetylornithine deacetylase produces MDHIEFLDKLVQTPSPSFKEQEVAKLCEEYLKQFPFEKVWIDEVGNSVATNYKPTKGVNPDLL; encoded by the coding sequence ATGGACCATATCGAATTTCTTGACAAACTGGTGCAGACTCCCAGCCCAAGCTTCAAGGAACAGGAAGTTGCAAAGCTTTGTGAAGAATATCTCAAGCAATTTCCATTCGAGAAAGTTTGGATTGATGAAGTTGGAAATTCGGTCGCCACAAACTACAAGCCAACCAAAGGGGTAAACCCGGATTTGCTC
- a CDS encoding [LysW]-aminoadipate kinase: MIMAEKIVAENSMAGNMPAGTKLDQKPIVVVKIGGSIASNPGFIAKDIAALQSKYSIVIVHGGSAQINSLCKKLGITPQFLTSPGGFKSRYTNQKVIEVFVLALAGEVSANVVLALQKEGINAVGLSGFDGKLTLARQKVVTSVDESGKQKIIRDDYTGKIEKINGSLLHTLLSQGYAPVVAALAMGEACQPLNVDGDRLAAMVGVELHADIFISLTDVDGYYKNFPNDLVQTLNREELASAIENAGGGKASGGMKKKLFACAEALDGGVEEVIIGNGTVETPISKLLLGAGTHCRK; the protein is encoded by the coding sequence ATGATCATGGCGGAAAAAATTGTAGCTGAAAACTCAATGGCTGGAAATATGCCGGCTGGAACAAAGCTTGATCAAAAACCAATTGTTGTTGTCAAGATAGGCGGCAGCATTGCAAGCAACCCAGGCTTTATTGCAAAAGACATTGCAGCATTGCAATCAAAATACTCTATTGTTATTGTGCATGGCGGAAGCGCCCAGATCAATTCGCTTTGCAAAAAACTTGGCATAACCCCGCAGTTTCTCACATCGCCTGGCGGCTTCAAATCCCGCTACACAAATCAGAAAGTCATTGAAGTTTTTGTGCTAGCCCTTGCCGGAGAGGTGAGTGCTAATGTGGTGCTTGCGCTTCAAAAAGAAGGCATTAATGCTGTAGGGCTTTCTGGTTTTGATGGAAAGCTGACTCTTGCAAGGCAAAAAGTTGTCACTTCAGTTGATGAATCAGGCAAGCAGAAAATTATCCGAGACGACTACACGGGCAAAATCGAGAAAATCAATGGCTCTCTTTTGCACACGCTTTTGTCACAAGGCTATGCTCCTGTTGTTGCTGCACTTGCAATGGGCGAGGCATGCCAGCCGCTCAACGTTGATGGCGACAGGCTTGCTGCAATGGTTGGCGTGGAACTGCATGCTGATATTTTCATTTCACTAACCGATGTGGATGGCTATTACAAAAATTTCCCAAACGATTTGGTTCAAACTCTCAATCGCGAAGAGCTTGCATCTGCAATTGAAAATGCCGGCGGGGGCAAGGCAAGCGGCGGCATGAAAAAGAAATTATTTGCGTGCGCAGAGGCTCTTGACGGCGGTGTTGAGGAAGTGATAATAGGGAACGGCACAGTTGAAACCCCTATCAGCAAACTGCTTTTGGGGGCAGGAACACACTGCAGGAAATAA
- a CDS encoding N-acetyl-gamma-glutamyl-phosphate reductase produces MRASIIGASGYTGGELLRLALMHPQIELVQVTSERFAGTAVTKLNPNLRGFTQLAFTPVKELKTDVDTIFICTPHKTASPYVKQFMETGAKIIDLSADFRLKNKDVYAKYYGVHPNPELLPKSVYGIPELHREEIKKAKLVACAGCLATSAILALAPLVKNKIILPEGIIADSKIGSSAGGAGFDISTHHPERSGTVRSYKPSKHRHTAEIEQELSAIAGAPISVGLTPHAVEMVRGILTTIHARLAGKTADVDVWKAYRSFYSGSSFVRLVKDKETLYRYPEPKPVVGSNFVDIGFELDEEKGRIIGMSAIDNLVKGSGGQAIQCFNLMNGLDEKTGLWQPGFHPL; encoded by the coding sequence ATACGCGCATCAATTATTGGCGCGTCAGGTTATACTGGCGGCGAGCTTTTGCGCCTGGCCCTGATGCACCCGCAAATCGAGCTTGTGCAGGTGACTTCGGAGAGATTTGCAGGCACTGCAGTCACAAAACTCAATCCAAATCTTCGCGGTTTCACGCAACTTGCATTCACCCCTGTCAAGGAATTGAAAACCGATGTTGACACGATTTTTATCTGCACACCCCACAAAACCGCTTCGCCTTATGTCAAACAGTTTATGGAAACTGGCGCAAAAATCATTGATTTGTCTGCAGATTTTCGCCTTAAAAACAAGGACGTTTATGCCAAATACTACGGCGTGCACCCAAACCCCGAACTGCTGCCAAAATCAGTATACGGCATTCCCGAGCTTCACCGCGAGGAAATAAAAAAAGCAAAACTTGTGGCTTGCGCCGGCTGCCTTGCAACCTCGGCGATACTTGCACTAGCCCCTCTTGTAAAAAACAAGATAATACTGCCGGAGGGAATTATCGCAGACTCAAAAATCGGCTCGTCAGCAGGCGGCGCCGGCTTTGACATATCAACGCATCACCCTGAAAGGTCCGGTACTGTGCGCTCCTACAAGCCATCAAAGCATAGGCATACTGCTGAAATAGAGCAGGAGCTTTCTGCAATAGCAGGCGCGCCAATTTCAGTTGGCCTCACGCCGCATGCAGTTGAAATGGTGAGGGGCATACTCACCACAATACACGCAAGGCTTGCAGGCAAAACCGCAGATGTGGATGTTTGGAAGGCTTACCGCTCATTTTACTCGGGCTCGTCATTTGTAAGGCTTGTCAAAGACAAGGAAACGCTTTACAGATATCCTGAGCCAAAGCCAGTTGTGGGCTCCAATTTTGTTGACATTGGCTTTGAGCTTGATGAGGAAAAAGGCAGGATAATTGGGATGAGCGCCATTGATAATCTTGTCAAGGGAAGTGGCGGGCAGGCAATCCAGTGTTTTAATCTAATGAATGGTTTGGATGAGAAAACAGGCTTGTGGCAGCCGGGCTTCCACCCACTTTAG